The Triticum aestivum cultivar Chinese Spring chromosome 7B, IWGSC CS RefSeq v2.1, whole genome shotgun sequence genome window below encodes:
- the LOC123160120 gene encoding protein CURVATURE THYLAKOID 1A, chloroplastic, with protein sequence MAATAYSVALLGGARLPAATGNLAPRSSALLPRRNLHPLRLQDAPRPSLLRVKAASDDTSASGDEIIEDLKGKWEAIEDKPTFLLYSGGAVVALWLTTVVVGAINSVPLLPKLLELVGLGYTGWFVYRYLLFKESRKELATDIESLKKKIAGTE encoded by the exons ATGGCTGCCACGGCGTACTCCGTGGCCCTCCTCGGTGgggcgcgcctccccgccgccaccggcaaCCTCGCCCCCCGCTCCTCCGCACTCCTCCCGCGGCGCAACCTCCACCCGCTCCGCCTCCAAG ATGCGCCCAGGCCGTCCCTGCTCCGCGTGAAGGCCGCCTCCGACGACACGTCGGCTAGCGGCGACGAGATCATCGAGGACCTGAAAGGGAAG TGGGAGGCGATTGAGGACAAGCCCACCTTCCTCCTCTACAGCGGCGGCGCCGTCGTGGCTCTCTGGCTCACCACCGTCGTCGTCGGCGCCATCAACTCCGTGCCGTTG CTCCCCAAGCTCCTGGAGCTGGTTGGGCTCGGCTACACCGGGTGGTTCGTGTACCGCTACCTCCTCTTCAAG GAAAGCAGGAAAGAGTTGGCCACCGACATCGAGAGCTTGAAGAAGAAGATCGCCGGAACAGAATAA
- the LOC123158755 gene encoding carbon catabolite repressor protein 4 homolog 3: MAYNPSRARLSPPAPAAPRPRKRGRSPSAPGAAVWRASAYVAPFDHRRRWQDPAGASGRVWQGYHAPHAPVPYRRWIFADEAATSGSDACTIMSYNILADNNARNHPDLYLDVPWDALRWDSRRRLIIHEIRHWDSDLVCLQEVDRFREIAAEMKNKGYECSFKGRTGDAKDGCATFWKSERLRLLEEDSIDFSEFNLRNNVAQVLVFELNGTQKFVLGNIHVLFNPKRGDIKMGQIRMLLERANALAGKWDGIPIVLAGDFNSTPESAIYKFLSTMKLNVSLHDRRQLSGLDSSEFGLYCSLLNCEWSDEEVRNATGSSNVMVARHPLKLSSSYAMLKGNSSNRGHHGEPLATSYHKRFLGTVDYLWYTTGLECSRVLDTLPVDALRRTRGLPTREMGSDHLPIVAEFIFSEQTRDASEQEDESAGEAITSKHIYFSSDSDS, from the exons ATGGCGTACAACCCTTCGCGCGCGCGCCTCTCGCCGCCAGCTCCCGCGGCCCCTCGCCCCAGGAAGCGCGGACGCTCCCCCTCTGCTCCCGGCGCGGCGGTGTGGCGCGCGTCCGCATACGTCGCTCCTTTCGACCACCGCCGCCGCTGGCAGGATCCCGCAGGCGCGTCTGGCCGCGTCTGGCAGGGGTACCACGCGCCGCATGCTCCGGTGCCCTACCGGCGGTGGATCTTCGCGGACGAGGCAGCGACCTCGGGCTCAG ATGCATGCACAATCATGTCATACAACATCTTGGCGGATAACAATGCACGGAACCATCCTGACCTTTACTTGGACGTCCCTTGGGATGCTTTGAGGTGGGATTCGAGGAGAAGGCTTATTATCCATGAAATTAGGCACTGGGACTCTGACTTAGTGTGTCTTCAG GAGGTGGATAGATTCCGGGAAATCGCTGCAGAAATGAAGAACAAAGGCTATGAATGTAGCTTTAAG GGGCGCACTGGGGATGCTAAAGATGGATGTGCTACCTTTTGGAAGTCAGAACG GTTACGTCTGCTTGAGGAAGATAGTATTGACTTTAGTGAATTCAATCTACGAAATAATGTTGCTCAAGTATTAGTTTTTGAG CTTAACGGAACCCAAAAATTTGTACTCGGGAATATCCATGTTTTGTTTAATCCAAAGCGTGGAGATATAAAAATGGGACAG ATCCGCATGCTACTGGAGAGGGCGAATGCTCTTGCTGGAAAATGGGATGGAATTCCTATTGTGCTGGCTGGTGATTTTAACAGCACACCTGAA AGTGCCATCTACAAGTTCTTGTCGACAATGAAG CTGAACGTTTCTTTGCATGATAGAAGGCAGTTGTCTGGACTGGATAGCTCTGAATTTGGTTTGTATTGTAG TTTACTGAACTGCGAATGGAGTGACGAAGAAGTGAGAAATGCGACAGGGTCCTCAAATGTCATGGTCGCTAGACATCCGTTGAAGCTCTCTAGCTCTTATGCCATGTTAAAG GGAAATTCAAGCAATAGGGGTCATCATGGTGAACCTCTAGCAACGTCATATCACAAGAGGTTTCTTGGGACTGTTGATTATTTGTG GTATACTACTGGGCTTGAATGCTCCAGAGTTTTGGACACACTACCTGTGGACGCTTTGAGGAGAACGAGGGGTCTTCCAACCAGG GAAATGGGCAGTGATCATCTGCCAATTGTTGCTGAATTCATCTTCTCAGAACAGACCAGAGATGCATCCGAGCAAGAAGATGAATCTGCAGGAGAAGCAATCACGTCAAAACACATATATTTCTCCTCAGACAGTGACAGTTAG